One Ktedonobacterales bacterium genomic region harbors:
- a CDS encoding ADP-ribosylglycohydrolase family protein, whose translation MSGTLPSLDRCQGVLLGLAVGDALGAPLEFKGAEEILRDYGGPVRNMLGGGFLGWGLGEWTDDTAMAVCIAESILSQGRFDPADVAERFLRWFQSGPRDVGNTISVAMRALASGERWDRAGRWAHDHLGGRTAGNGAIMRCAPIALLDYRTPERLMEDSLNSALITHWDERARYGAAALNLAIAALIQEGPPSGALRSAADGVRVACPEVAALFETAGAGERADLCPSGFSNDTLRLALWCFVRTESFEEALIAAVNLGGDADTGGVVCGALAGAHYGLSAIPARWLEPLHDRERLLRLAAQIARLAG comes from the coding sequence ATGTCTGGAACATTGCCCTCTCTTGATCGCTGTCAGGGGGTGCTGCTGGGGCTGGCGGTGGGAGACGCGCTGGGCGCGCCGCTGGAGTTCAAGGGGGCTGAAGAGATTCTGCGCGACTACGGCGGGCCGGTGCGCAATATGCTGGGCGGTGGGTTTCTCGGCTGGGGCCTGGGCGAGTGGACCGACGATACAGCGATGGCCGTCTGTATCGCTGAAAGCATTCTTTCTCAGGGACGCTTTGATCCCGCCGATGTAGCCGAACGCTTTCTGCGCTGGTTTCAATCCGGCCCCCGCGATGTCGGCAATACGATCTCCGTTGCCATGCGCGCGCTGGCAAGCGGAGAACGCTGGGACCGCGCTGGCCGCTGGGCGCATGACCACCTGGGCGGCAGAACGGCGGGGAATGGGGCGATCATGCGCTGCGCGCCGATAGCCTTGCTGGATTACCGGACCCCTGAACGCCTCATGGAAGATAGCCTGAATAGCGCGCTGATCACCCATTGGGACGAACGCGCGCGCTATGGGGCCGCCGCGCTCAATCTGGCGATAGCCGCGCTGATTCAAGAAGGACCGCCATCAGGTGCGCTGCGCAGTGCGGCTGATGGCGTGCGGGTGGCCTGCCCGGAGGTGGCAGCCCTCTTTGAGACTGCGGGCGCGGGCGAACGCGCCGATCTCTGCCCCAGCGGCTTCAGCAACGATACGCTGCGCCTGGCCCTCTGGTGCTTTGTGCGCACCGAAAGCTTTGAGGAGGCGCTGATCGCCGCCGTCAACCTTGGCGGGGATGCCGATACCGGCGGCGTGGTCTGTGGCGCGCTGGCCGGCGCGCACTATGGCCTCTCGGCTATTCCGGCCCGCTGGCTGGAGCCGCTGCATGACCGCGAGCGGCTCTTGCGCCTGGCCGCGCAGATTGCCCGTCTGGCTGGCTAG
- a CDS encoding zinc ribbon domain-containing protein — MGSDPSAPPCPRCGTPFPITARVCRSCGLTQEVAQDPFWRSSVAAGNQPQSQSNAAQQPYGAAPQPGDPFAHARRGQSYQAYSAGYADEPPPKRPFWRSLWALMVVFFLLLLVVGVSAFAIFYYPSLCAVQQRNELRQDIPLPCGITFLKHLDRSASGTTGPGSEEWVYTVDSQTPAQIATFYQQRLTNSEYGWTLPSAVQGTESDAVLGCKASTVTLIRGSQQSVKEGEFVFDPPARGSLLLIILAPLKNLAPQIQQACTLSQGA, encoded by the coding sequence ATGGGTTCTGATCCTTCGGCTCCACCGTGTCCCCGCTGCGGCACGCCATTTCCTATCACAGCGCGCGTTTGCCGTAGCTGTGGGCTGACCCAGGAAGTGGCGCAAGACCCGTTCTGGCGCTCATCTGTTGCTGCTGGCAATCAGCCGCAGAGCCAGTCTAACGCGGCTCAGCAGCCTTATGGGGCTGCGCCGCAGCCCGGAGACCCCTTCGCGCATGCGCGGCGCGGCCAGTCCTATCAAGCCTATTCAGCCGGTTACGCCGATGAACCGCCGCCCAAACGCCCCTTCTGGCGCTCGCTGTGGGCGCTGATGGTGGTATTTTTCCTGCTGCTGCTGGTGGTGGGTGTCAGCGCCTTCGCCATCTTTTACTATCCGAGTCTGTGCGCTGTCCAACAGCGCAATGAACTGCGCCAGGATATTCCGCTGCCCTGTGGCATCACGTTTCTCAAGCATCTGGACCGCTCCGCTAGCGGCACCACCGGCCCAGGCTCCGAGGAGTGGGTGTACACCGTGGATAGCCAGACCCCTGCGCAGATTGCCACCTTTTATCAACAGAGACTGACTAACTCGGAGTACGGTTGGACTTTGCCCTCTGCCGTCCAGGGAACAGAAAGTGACGCCGTTCTGGGCTGCAAAGCTTCCACTGTTACGTTGATCAGAGGCAGCCAGCAGTCGGTGAAAGAAGGTGAGTTTGTTTTTGATCCGCCAGCCAGAGGCTCGCTGCTGCTCATTATTCTGGCGCCGCTGAAGAATCTCGCCCCGCAGATACAGCAGGCATGCACATTGAGCCAGGGGGCATGA
- a CDS encoding alpha/beta fold hydrolase produces the protein MARYAITPAEEIAVGPNEVPAMLIRPRADGPQPAAVIQHGYGADKTDLLPLGEYLAERGFMALLPDAWGHGERMPLHGPSYLNTLSADFIAETVIRSADDMKACLDYLSARPDVRSDAISVGGFSMGAGIALMTGLRDARVAAVVSLAGASPQDLLLLRLPGLPPPGEELRRWAAAQDLAHDLANYAPRPLLLIHGRQDDMVSPQASQRIYDTALPFYQDHPDRLALKWYEVSHMITVPMIVDAVEWIAPFFDR, from the coding sequence GTGGCACGCTATGCAATTACCCCGGCAGAAGAAATTGCCGTTGGACCCAATGAAGTTCCCGCGATGCTTATTCGGCCTCGCGCCGACGGCCCCCAGCCCGCCGCTGTTATTCAGCATGGCTATGGGGCGGATAAAACCGATCTGCTGCCGCTGGGCGAATATCTGGCCGAGCGCGGCTTTATGGCGCTGCTTCCTGATGCCTGGGGGCATGGCGAGCGCATGCCCTTGCACGGCCCCAGCTATCTGAATACCCTGAGCGCCGATTTTATTGCCGAGACAGTGATTCGCAGCGCCGATGATATGAAAGCCTGCCTGGATTATCTCAGCGCGCGCCCGGATGTGCGCTCTGACGCCATCTCCGTTGGCGGCTTTTCAATGGGCGCGGGGATCGCTTTGATGACGGGCCTGCGTGATGCGCGCGTGGCGGCGGTAGTCTCGCTGGCCGGAGCCTCGCCCCAAGACCTGTTGCTGCTGCGCTTGCCGGGGCTGCCCCCGCCGGGCGAAGAGCTTCGGCGCTGGGCTGCTGCGCAAGACCTGGCCCACGACCTGGCGAACTATGCTCCGCGCCCACTGCTGCTGATTCATGGTCGCCAGGATGATATGGTTTCGCCCCAGGCGTCGCAGCGCATCTATGACACGGCCCTGCCGTTCTATCAGGATCATCCAGATCGGCTGGCGCTCAAATGGTATGAGGTCTCGCATATGATTACAGTACCCATGATTGTGGATGCGGTGGAGTGGATTGCGCCTTTTTTTGATCGCTAA